A genomic stretch from Pseudomonadota bacterium includes:
- a CDS encoding class I fructose-bisphosphate aldolase has protein sequence MHISNNVKKILERYESDSPGTKVNLARILTHGKMANTGKLIIFPVDQGFEHGPRAFTANSAGYDPHYHYQLAVDAGVSAFAAPLGLLEAGASTYAGQVPTILKINSSNGLSVKQDQALTATIAEALRLGCSAIGITIYPGAQESLEMFEEAKELAAEAKSCGLAVIIWSYPRGPNISSAGETALNVVAYSAHMAALLGAHIIKVKFPTSYVEDNETAPFYRDIPAEQPQDRIKHIVQSCFAGRRLVVFSGGTKKDNASVLSDAQAIQKGGGSGSIIGRNMFQRPREESLELFEQIVDVYTN, from the coding sequence GTGCACATTTCTAACAACGTTAAGAAAATCCTTGAAAGGTATGAGTCCGACTCTCCTGGCACAAAAGTTAACCTAGCACGCATCCTTACTCACGGAAAAATGGCAAATACAGGAAAGCTGATTATCTTTCCCGTGGATCAAGGTTTCGAACATGGACCTCGTGCTTTTACAGCAAATTCAGCCGGTTACGATCCCCATTATCATTATCAACTGGCTGTGGATGCAGGAGTGTCAGCATTTGCTGCACCGCTTGGTTTACTGGAAGCAGGAGCTAGCACATATGCAGGCCAGGTCCCCACCATTTTAAAAATCAATAGCTCAAATGGTTTGTCTGTAAAACAAGATCAAGCTTTGACCGCAACGATAGCAGAGGCCCTAAGACTCGGATGCAGTGCGATTGGAATAACGATTTACCCTGGTGCTCAAGAAAGCCTTGAGATGTTTGAAGAAGCAAAAGAGTTGGCAGCTGAAGCCAAATCTTGTGGCTTAGCAGTGATTATATGGTCTTATCCGCGTGGACCCAATATTTCATCTGCGGGAGAAACTGCTCTTAATGTTGTTGCTTACAGCGCTCATATGGCAGCTCTGTTGGGGGCTCACATTATCAAGGTTAAATTTCCTACCTCTTACGTAGAAGACAATGAAACAGCACCCTTTTACCGTGATATACCAGCTGAGCAACCACAAGACCGCATTAAACATATCGTGCAGTCATGCTTTGCCGGCAGAAGACTCGTGGTGTTTTCAGGTGGTACCAAAAAAGACAACGCCAGTGTGCTTAGTGACGCCCAAGCTATCCAAAAAGGCGGAGGCAGCGGCTCTATAATAGGACGCAACATGTTTCAACGCCCAAGAGAAGAGTCCTTGGAACTTTTTGAGCAAATCGTGGATGTATATACCAATTAA
- the cutA gene encoding divalent-cation tolerance protein CutA has protein sequence MEQFDLVYLTVGDMKEAKKIATVLVEERLVACINIFEKITSIYKWGGELQENGEVAMIAKTTRPNIPSVVERVKELHSHKTPCIVSAPITSGNQEYLNWVYEATV, from the coding sequence ATGGAACAATTTGATCTTGTCTATTTAACTGTAGGTGATATGAAAGAGGCCAAAAAGATTGCCACAGTACTTGTGGAAGAACGGCTTGTAGCTTGTATCAATATCTTTGAAAAAATAACCTCTATTTACAAATGGGGTGGCGAACTTCAAGAAAATGGTGAAGTTGCCATGATCGCTAAAACAACCCGCCCCAATATACCGAGTGTTGTTGAACGCGTTAAAGAATTGCACAGCCATAAAACTCCCTGCATCGTTAGTGCGCCCATCACCAGTGGCAATCAAGAGTACTTGAACTGGGTCTATGAGGCCACTGTATAG
- a CDS encoding DEAD/DEAH box helicase, translated as MFSKLGLADNILSAVKDAGYTEPTPVQVRVIPEILQNKDVIGCAQTGTGKTASFILPIIHKLSKSRTRARMPRALILEPTRELAIQVADTFLSLGKNSNLKHALLIGGHSLVAQEKELAKNVDVLIATPGRLLDLIERGKVLLLGTELLVIDEADRMMDMGFMPEVQAIVSRLSQKRQTLLFSATMPPEIKDLSKTLLKDPTEIMVSPPAQTAKTINQYYAKTTSKNKGQRLRQVFSDQSFETMIVFMNRKRAATSLFVSLLRDKRPVGLLHGDLTQAKRTETLSAFKKGEIKILIASNVAARGIDVESLDCVINYDVPLNPEDYVHRIGRTGRAGQSGTAITFVSKEDVNAWEQIQKIVKEDIKEYVWPQQIPKPQSPKPKPKPQKTTPQKKGELLGFGDHTPAFMKNSLPTLS; from the coding sequence ATGTTTTCTAAGTTAGGTTTGGCAGACAATATCCTCAGCGCAGTAAAAGATGCTGGATATACAGAACCCACTCCTGTGCAGGTTCGCGTCATTCCTGAAATACTGCAAAATAAAGATGTCATTGGTTGCGCTCAAACAGGAACTGGGAAAACGGCTTCGTTTATTTTGCCTATTATTCACAAATTAAGCAAAAGCCGCACGAGAGCCCGTATGCCACGCGCTCTCATACTTGAACCCACCCGCGAATTGGCTATACAAGTTGCCGATACTTTTTTATCCCTGGGAAAGAACTCAAATCTTAAGCATGCTTTACTTATTGGTGGACACTCTTTAGTCGCACAAGAAAAAGAGCTTGCTAAAAATGTAGACGTTCTCATTGCAACCCCAGGGCGGTTGCTTGACCTGATTGAAAGGGGCAAGGTTCTGTTGCTTGGCACTGAACTACTCGTCATCGATGAAGCAGATAGAATGATGGACATGGGATTCATGCCAGAAGTACAAGCTATCGTTTCCAGGCTTTCGCAAAAACGACAAACTTTACTTTTCTCGGCTACTATGCCGCCAGAAATAAAAGATTTGAGCAAGACTTTATTAAAAGACCCGACCGAAATTATGGTTTCACCTCCCGCGCAAACAGCCAAAACGATTAACCAATATTACGCAAAAACGACAAGTAAAAATAAAGGACAAAGGCTGCGTCAAGTTTTTTCCGATCAATCATTTGAAACCATGATTGTTTTTATGAACCGTAAACGTGCTGCTACATCCCTTTTCGTCTCTCTTTTACGAGATAAGCGCCCTGTAGGACTTCTCCACGGCGATTTAACCCAAGCTAAGAGAACAGAAACGTTAAGTGCTTTCAAAAAAGGAGAGATAAAAATTCTGATTGCAAGCAATGTTGCTGCCCGTGGGATTGATGTTGAAAGTCTAGATTGTGTCATTAATTATGATGTTCCACTCAACCCGGAAGACTATGTTCACCGTATTGGTCGCACAGGGCGAGCAGGACAGTCAGGAACTGCTATCACCTTTGTTAGCAAAGAAGACGTTAATGCCTGGGAGCAAATTCAAAAAATCGTTAAGGAAGATATCAAAGAGTATGTTTGGCCGCAGCAAATTCCGAAACCGCAAAGCCCGAAACCAAAGCCAAAGCCTCAAAAGACAACCCCACAAAAAAAGGGAGAGCTCCTAGGATTTGGGGATCACACTCCTGCGTTCATGAAAAATTCACTACCTACCCTTTCTTAA